From Pseudomonas sp. FP2335, the proteins below share one genomic window:
- a CDS encoding SulP family inorganic anion transporter yields the protein MNTQTPPAVAASSRRIQDILAGLSIAGLLLPEAVAYSSIAALPPQAGVIALFAGLLCYGLLGTSRFAIVSATSSSAAVLAAATASLAGDDPALRLSLAFGLVLVTGGFFLLAGLLKLGGVTSFIAKPVLRGFAFGLALTIILKQLAAVVGVHLSDNNLIRFLPQLLEQWPSWNWPAALVAAVALCVLWLCARIPRLPGGLLVVVLGIAGGQLLDLQAHGVGLIGMIDLRLELGRLPVLPFADWLRLGELAFALVMILYAESYGSISSFALKHGDRVSSNRDLLALGAANLVSGLFHGMPVGAGYSATSANEAAGAGSRLAGIVAALVVLVIVLTVLPYVALTPEPVLAAIVIYALGHGLSVQPLGRYFIWRRDRLLVICAVAAVLVLGVLDGLLLAVAISVVLMLRQMSSADIQVLGRLGDSHDFVDRQHHADAREVPGVLIVRPSEALFFANTERILGAALRLMRQSPVQAVVLSLEESPNLDGTSIEALAAFFAQVRGEGKRLVLARVRHDALEVLQALPEAMAPQVLLSDLSVDGAVQLAKSRA from the coding sequence TTGAATACTCAAACCCCTCCCGCTGTTGCGGCGTCTTCCAGGCGCATCCAGGACATCCTCGCCGGGCTCTCCATCGCCGGTTTGTTGCTGCCGGAGGCAGTGGCCTATTCGAGCATTGCCGCGCTCCCGCCCCAGGCGGGTGTGATTGCCTTGTTTGCCGGGCTGTTGTGCTACGGCTTGTTGGGCACCAGCCGCTTTGCGATTGTGTCGGCTACGTCGTCTTCGGCGGCGGTACTGGCCGCAGCGACCGCCAGCCTTGCCGGTGATGACCCGGCGTTGCGGCTTTCCCTGGCGTTTGGGCTGGTGTTGGTCACGGGTGGATTTTTCTTGCTGGCCGGGCTGCTCAAGCTGGGTGGCGTCACTTCGTTTATTGCCAAGCCGGTGTTGCGCGGTTTCGCGTTCGGCCTGGCGCTGACCATTATCCTCAAGCAGCTGGCAGCTGTGGTGGGCGTACACCTGAGCGACAACAACCTGATCCGCTTCCTGCCGCAATTACTCGAGCAGTGGCCAAGCTGGAACTGGCCGGCGGCGCTGGTCGCGGCCGTGGCCTTGTGCGTGTTGTGGCTGTGCGCGCGGATTCCGCGCCTGCCGGGCGGGTTGCTGGTGGTCGTGCTGGGAATTGCCGGCGGGCAACTCCTGGACCTACAGGCCCACGGTGTGGGGTTGATTGGCATGATCGACCTGCGCCTGGAACTGGGGCGCTTGCCGGTGCTGCCGTTCGCCGATTGGTTGCGCCTGGGGGAGTTGGCGTTTGCGTTAGTCATGATCCTTTATGCGGAGTCCTACGGCTCTATCAGCTCGTTCGCCCTTAAACATGGCGACCGCGTGTCATCCAATCGTGATTTGTTGGCGCTGGGAGCGGCCAACCTGGTGTCCGGGTTGTTTCATGGGATGCCCGTCGGCGCCGGGTATTCGGCAACCTCGGCGAATGAAGCCGCCGGTGCGGGTTCACGGCTGGCCGGCATCGTCGCGGCGCTGGTGGTGTTGGTGATTGTGTTGACGGTGCTGCCCTACGTCGCCCTGACACCGGAGCCGGTGCTCGCAGCCATTGTCATCTATGCGCTGGGGCATGGCTTGAGCGTGCAACCGCTGGGGCGCTATTTCATCTGGCGGCGTGACCGCCTGCTGGTGATCTGCGCGGTCGCGGCGGTGCTGGTGCTCGGCGTGCTGGATGGCTTGTTGCTGGCGGTGGCGATCAGCGTCGTGTTGATGCTGCGCCAGATGTCCTCCGCTGACATCCAGGTGCTTGGTCGCCTGGGCGATAGCCACGACTTTGTTGACCGTCAGCATCATGCCGACGCACGGGAGGTGCCGGGTGTGCTGATCGTGCGTCCCAGCGAGGCGCTGTTTTTCGCGAATACCGAACGCATCCTGGGCGCGGCCTTGCGCCTGATGCGCCAATCGCCAGTGCAAGCCGTGGTGCTGAGCCTGGAAGAATCGCCGAACCTGGATGGCACCAGCATTGAAGCGCTGGCCGCGTTTTTTGCGCAGGTGCGCGGGGAGGGTAAGCGCCTGGTGCTCGCGCGTGTACGGCACGACGCCCTTGAGGTGTTGCAGGCATTGCCTGAGGCAATGGCGCCGCAGGTGCTGCTCAGCGATTTGAGTGTGGATGGCGCGGTGCAACTGGCCAAATCCCGGGCATAA
- a CDS encoding serine/threonine transporter — MNDQANSVDERYASTPATLTSWSRQDTTWMLGLFGTAIGAGTLFLPINAGLGGFWPLLILALLAFPMTFFAHRGLTRFVLSGRDGSDITDVVEEHFGIKAGAVITLLYFFAIFPILLIYSVALTNTVSSFMEHQLHIMPPPRAILAFVLILGLLAVVRCGEQVIVKAMSLMVYPFIVALLFLAVYLVPHWNGGILSTASVVPEPSALLSTLWLAIPVMVFSFNHSPIISAFAVDQKRQYGAHADERSSQILSRAHLLMVAMVLFFVFSCVLTLSPAQLAEAKAQNLSILSYLANHFDNPTIAFAAPLIAFVAIAKSFLGHYIGASEGLKGLVVKTGRRPAPKTLDRMTAAFMLVVCWIVATLNPSILGMIETLGGPVIASILFLMPMYAIRKVPAMAKYRGQASNVFVTAVGLVAITALIYSLLS; from the coding sequence ATGAATGATCAGGCCAATAGCGTTGACGAACGCTATGCATCGACACCTGCAACCCTCACAAGCTGGAGCCGCCAGGACACCACCTGGATGCTTGGCCTGTTCGGCACGGCCATTGGCGCCGGCACTTTGTTTCTGCCTATCAACGCTGGCCTGGGCGGCTTCTGGCCGTTGCTGATCCTGGCGCTGCTGGCGTTTCCGATGACGTTCTTTGCCCACCGTGGCCTGACCCGCTTCGTACTCTCCGGTCGTGATGGCTCCGACATCACCGACGTGGTGGAAGAACACTTCGGCATCAAGGCCGGTGCAGTGATCACGTTGCTGTACTTCTTTGCGATCTTCCCGATCCTGCTGATCTACAGCGTGGCGTTGACCAACACGGTCAGCAGCTTCATGGAGCACCAGTTGCACATCATGCCGCCGCCTCGGGCAATCCTGGCGTTTGTGCTGATCCTCGGCCTGCTGGCCGTGGTGCGTTGCGGCGAGCAGGTGATCGTCAAGGCCATGAGCCTGATGGTGTATCCGTTCATCGTCGCCTTGCTGTTCCTGGCGGTATACCTGGTCCCGCACTGGAACGGCGGCATCCTCAGCACCGCCAGCGTGGTGCCGGAACCATCGGCCTTGCTCAGTACCCTATGGCTGGCGATTCCGGTGATGGTTTTCTCATTCAACCACTCGCCGATCATCTCGGCCTTTGCGGTTGATCAGAAGCGTCAGTACGGCGCCCATGCCGATGAGCGCAGCTCGCAGATCCTGTCCCGCGCGCACCTGCTGATGGTAGCGATGGTGCTGTTCTTTGTGTTCAGCTGCGTGCTGACCCTGTCGCCGGCGCAGTTGGCCGAGGCGAAAGCGCAGAACCTGTCGATCCTGTCGTACCTGGCCAACCACTTCGACAACCCGACCATCGCGTTCGCCGCGCCATTGATTGCATTCGTGGCGATTGCCAAATCGTTCCTGGGCCACTACATCGGCGCCAGTGAAGGCCTCAAGGGCCTGGTGGTCAAGACGGGACGCCGCCCGGCACCGAAGACCCTGGACCGCATGACCGCCGCCTTCATGCTGGTGGTGTGCTGGATCGTGGCCACGCTCAACCCGAGCATTCTCGGCATGATCGAGACATTGGGTGGGCCGGTGATTGCTTCGATCCTGTTCCTGATGCCGATGTACGCGATCCGCAAAGTACCGGCCATGGCCAAGTACCGCGGGCAGGCGTCCAACGTGTTTGTCACGGCTGTTGGCCTGGTAGCGATTACGGCGCTGATCTACTCGCTGTTGTCCTGA
- a CDS encoding cysteine hydrolase family protein, with protein MADALLIIDMQAGLYDGPQRPFERERLLDTINQLIKRARAANKPIFVARHTGPEGSPIAAGSPLWQVWHGLEVDEHRDHLFNKTRPSCFLGTDLARQLRAAQVDELVIVGMKTQFCIDTTCRVAVELGFSVVLPEDGHTCMDTPALKAEAIIEHHNGTLAGAFVKRISARDLWCSSDHATH; from the coding sequence ATGGCTGACGCCCTGTTGATCATCGATATGCAAGCCGGCCTATACGATGGCCCGCAAAGACCTTTCGAGCGTGAACGCCTGCTCGACACCATCAACCAGTTGATCAAGCGCGCCCGCGCCGCCAACAAGCCGATCTTCGTGGCGCGCCACACCGGCCCGGAAGGTTCGCCGATTGCGGCGGGCAGCCCGCTTTGGCAGGTATGGCACGGCCTGGAGGTGGACGAACACCGCGACCATCTCTTCAACAAAACCCGCCCAAGCTGTTTTCTGGGCACGGACCTGGCCCGACAACTGCGCGCAGCCCAGGTCGACGAACTGGTGATTGTGGGCATGAAAACCCAGTTTTGCATCGACACGACTTGCCGTGTAGCGGTTGAACTGGGGTTTTCGGTGGTATTGCCCGAGGATGGCCACACCTGCATGGACACTCCGGCGCTGAAGGCCGAAGCGATCATCGAGCATCACAATGGGACATTGGCCGGGGCGTTTGTGAAGCGTATCAGCGCAAGGGACCTCTGGTGCTCAAGCGACCACGCGACCCACTAA
- a CDS encoding 2-hydroxyacid dehydrogenase → MTATVLVLVETINAYLPIIESNDFHVILAPTPAERAQAIKTHGAQIKAVLTRGPLGLYAAEIDALPLLEIICVIGAGYEHVDLQAASNRGIVVTNGAGVNAPSVADHAMALLLSLVRGIPQTDAAVRRNEWPKVMRPSLGGKQLGILGLGAVGLEIAKRAALGFGMEISYHNRQPRDDVDYTYCSSAVELARTSDFLILATPGGDGTRHLIDRHALDALGPNGYLVNIGRGSVVVTADLVAALEQRRIGGAALDVFDDEPQVPDALKRLSNTVLTSHVAGLSPEAAHDTVQRVADNLVEFFAGRPVLTPVALPPPAK, encoded by the coding sequence ATGACCGCAACAGTTCTGGTCCTGGTTGAAACCATCAACGCCTACCTGCCCATCATCGAAAGCAATGACTTTCATGTGATCCTGGCGCCCACACCCGCCGAACGCGCCCAGGCCATCAAGACCCACGGCGCGCAGATCAAGGCCGTGCTGACCCGTGGTCCGCTGGGCTTGTACGCCGCGGAAATCGACGCCCTGCCCCTGCTGGAAATCATTTGCGTGATCGGCGCAGGCTATGAACATGTCGACCTGCAAGCGGCCAGCAATCGCGGGATCGTGGTCACCAACGGCGCCGGGGTCAACGCGCCATCAGTGGCCGACCACGCCATGGCCTTGTTGTTGTCGCTGGTGCGCGGCATTCCGCAGACCGACGCCGCCGTGCGGCGCAATGAATGGCCCAAAGTGATGCGGCCGTCCCTGGGCGGCAAGCAGCTGGGCATACTCGGGCTTGGTGCGGTGGGCCTGGAGATCGCCAAGCGCGCGGCCCTCGGCTTCGGTATGGAAATCAGCTACCACAACCGCCAGCCGCGCGATGATGTGGACTACACCTACTGTTCGAGCGCGGTGGAACTGGCGCGCACCTCGGACTTCCTGATCCTGGCCACGCCCGGCGGCGACGGCACCCGCCACTTGATCGATCGCCACGCCCTCGACGCCCTCGGCCCCAATGGTTACCTGGTCAACATCGGACGCGGCAGCGTGGTGGTCACCGCCGACCTGGTGGCTGCCCTGGAGCAGCGGCGCATTGGCGGTGCCGCCCTGGACGTGTTCGACGACGAGCCCCAAGTGCCCGACGCCCTCAAGCGCCTGAGCAACACCGTGCTCACCTCCCATGTCGCTGGCCTGTCACCGGAGGCCGCCCATGATACGGTGCAGCGCGTAGCCGATAACCTGGTGGAGTTTTTCGCCGGTCGCCCGGTGCTCACGCCGGTCGCGCTGCCCCCGCCTGCAAAGTGA
- a CDS encoding phosphotransferase family protein, whose translation MALNDQSTQIRAGEELDASLIDPYLKAHIPGLSGTPTISQFPGGASNLTYLLEYPGQEFVLRRPPFGHKAKSAHDMGREYRILNSLKDGFPYCPKAYVHCTDESVIGAEFYVMERVNGIILRSDLPAELGLDAAKTEALCKSFIDKFVELHQVDYTACGLADLGKPEGYVARQIRGWSDRYEKALTPDAPRWEAVRAWLDDKMPADHPTSSIVHNDYRFDNVILDAHNPMQIIGVLDWELTTLGDPLMDLGNTLAYWIEAADPAPVQLMRRQPSNAPGMLTRRQFVDYYAERAGIQIDNFDFYYTYGLFRLAGIVQQIYYRFFHGQTQDKRFAQFIQMNKLLEQMSLNVIGKSAL comes from the coding sequence ATGGCGCTGAACGACCAATCGACCCAGATCCGGGCAGGCGAAGAACTTGACGCCAGCCTGATCGATCCCTACCTCAAGGCCCATATCCCCGGCCTGAGCGGCACGCCCACCATCAGCCAGTTTCCTGGCGGCGCGTCCAACCTGACTTACCTGCTGGAGTACCCCGGCCAGGAATTTGTCCTGCGCCGCCCGCCCTTTGGCCACAAGGCCAAGTCCGCCCACGACATGGGCCGGGAATACCGCATTCTCAACAGCCTCAAGGACGGCTTTCCGTACTGCCCCAAAGCCTACGTGCACTGCACCGATGAGTCGGTGATCGGCGCCGAGTTCTATGTGATGGAGCGGGTCAACGGCATCATCCTGCGCTCCGACCTGCCGGCCGAACTGGGCCTGGACGCGGCAAAGACCGAAGCCTTGTGCAAAAGCTTTATCGACAAGTTCGTCGAACTGCATCAAGTCGACTACACCGCATGCGGCCTGGCCGATCTGGGCAAGCCCGAAGGCTACGTGGCACGGCAGATCCGCGGCTGGAGCGATCGCTACGAAAAAGCCCTGACCCCCGACGCCCCGCGCTGGGAAGCAGTGCGCGCGTGGCTCGACGACAAGATGCCGGCCGACCACCCGACGTCCAGCATCGTGCACAACGACTACCGCTTCGACAACGTGATCCTCGACGCACACAACCCGATGCAGATCATCGGTGTGCTCGACTGGGAGCTGACCACCCTCGGCGACCCGTTGATGGACCTTGGCAACACCCTCGCCTACTGGATCGAAGCCGCCGACCCGGCCCCGGTGCAACTGATGCGCCGCCAGCCGAGCAACGCCCCCGGCATGCTCACCCGCCGCCAGTTCGTGGACTACTACGCCGAACGTGCCGGCATCCAGATCGACAATTTCGACTTCTACTACACCTACGGCCTGTTCCGCCTGGCCGGCATCGTGCAGCAGATCTACTACCGCTTCTTCCATGGCCAGACCCAGGACAAACGCTTCGCGCAGTTCATCCAGATGAACAAGCTGCTGGAGCAGATGAGCCTGAACGTGATCGGTAAATCAGCCCTCTAA
- a CDS encoding SDR family oxidoreductase has translation MSKTNLFDLDGKIAFVSGASRGIGEAIAKLLAQQGAHVIVSSRKLDGCQHVADAIIAAGGKATAIACHIGEMEQITQVFAGIREQFGRLDILVNNAATNPQFCNVLDTDLGAFQKTVDVNIRGYFFMSVEAGKLMRENGGGSIINVASINGISPGVFQGIYSVTKAAVINMTKVFAKECAAFGIRCNALLPGLTDTKFASALVKNDAILKTALAQIPLKRVADPSEMAGAVLYLASDASSYTTGVSLNVDGGFLS, from the coding sequence ATGTCCAAGACCAACCTGTTCGACCTCGACGGCAAGATCGCCTTCGTTTCCGGCGCCAGCCGTGGCATCGGTGAGGCCATCGCCAAGTTACTGGCCCAGCAAGGCGCCCATGTGATCGTCTCCAGTCGCAAGCTGGACGGCTGCCAGCATGTGGCGGACGCGATCATCGCCGCCGGCGGCAAAGCCACGGCGATTGCCTGCCATATCGGCGAAATGGAGCAGATTACCCAGGTGTTCGCCGGTATTCGCGAACAGTTCGGCCGCCTGGACATCCTGGTCAACAACGCCGCAACCAACCCGCAATTCTGCAACGTGCTGGACACCGACCTCGGCGCCTTCCAGAAGACTGTCGACGTGAATATCCGCGGCTACTTCTTCATGTCGGTGGAAGCCGGCAAGCTGATGCGTGAGAACGGTGGCGGCAGCATCATCAACGTGGCCTCGATCAACGGCATCTCCCCTGGGGTGTTCCAGGGCATCTACTCGGTGACCAAGGCCGCCGTGATCAACATGACCAAGGTGTTCGCCAAGGAATGCGCAGCGTTTGGCATTCGTTGCAACGCCCTGCTGCCAGGGCTGACCGACACCAAGTTCGCCTCGGCGCTGGTGAAAAACGATGCGATCCTGAAAACCGCACTGGCGCAGATCCCGCTCAAACGCGTGGCCGACCCAAGCGAAATGGCCGGCGCGGTGCTGTACCTGGCGAGCGATGCGTCCAGCTACACCACCGGCGTATCGCTGAACGTAGACGGCGGCTTCCTCTCCTGA
- a CDS encoding DNA-3-methyladenine glycosylase I has translation MDRPGLTTDACGQTYCAWRTSAPEYPRYHDHEWGVPVADDTQLYEKICLEGFQAGMAWITILRKREQFRVAFEGFDFRKVATYGEADIARLMNDAGIVRNRAKIVSTINNARRACELVDETGSLAAWLWAFEPTAQERPAVVDLAYWAANPTSPASVRLSKALKKRGWTYVGPTTMYALMQAMGMVNDHLEGCHCRAQIEDLRRQFKRP, from the coding sequence ATGGACAGACCAGGACTGACGACCGACGCCTGTGGGCAGACCTATTGCGCCTGGCGCACGTCCGCGCCGGAATACCCGCGTTACCACGATCACGAGTGGGGCGTGCCGGTGGCCGACGACACCCAGTTGTACGAGAAGATCTGCCTGGAAGGCTTTCAGGCGGGCATGGCGTGGATCACCATCCTGCGCAAGCGCGAGCAGTTCAGGGTGGCGTTCGAGGGCTTTGATTTTCGCAAGGTCGCCACGTATGGCGAGGCCGATATAGCGCGCTTGATGAACGATGCCGGGATTGTGCGTAATCGGGCGAAGATAGTGTCGACTATCAACAATGCACGGCGTGCCTGTGAGCTGGTGGATGAAACGGGTTCATTGGCAGCCTGGCTGTGGGCGTTCGAGCCCACTGCACAAGAGCGCCCGGCGGTGGTCGATCTGGCTTATTGGGCCGCCAACCCCACGTCCCCGGCCTCGGTGCGGTTGTCGAAGGCCTTGAAGAAGCGTGGCTGGACCTACGTCGGCCCGACCACGATGTATGCGCTGATGCAGGCGATGGGCATGGTCAACGATCACTTGGAAGGCTGCCACTGCCGGGCACAGATCGAAGACCTGCGCCGGCAGTTCAAGCGGCCCTGA